The window GACCGGAGCGACATCATCGTCATCAGTGCCAATGTCGGCATCGATGTCGGTCTCATCGTCTTCCCCGTCGTCTTCCCCATTGTCGGACCCGTTCGTGGGCTTCCCGGCAGAGCCGGTATCCGCCTCTTGCATCTTGCGCGCGGACTCGGCCTCTTCGCGGGCAATGGCGCGGGCCTTTTGCCTGATGCTGCCCTCTTCCTCGCTTTCCTGCCGGATCTGTTCGGCCAGATCGGGCGGGATCATCGACACGATGCGCGCACCGGATTTCGCCTCGAACGTCTCGGCATCCTCGACAAAGCGCATGCCATCGCCGTTGACCACGACCAAGGGCACGGCGCCCTCGCGCGCGGCGCGCCAATCCTCCTGGCTGTATTCATCGGTCAGGCGGGTGGTGCGGAAGGTCCAGCCCTCGGCCAGCAGTTCAAGATACTGCGCCAGCGTCCGCTGCCCGGCGATCGACTGCCCGCCCAACTGGCTGGGCAGCGCATAACGGGCCCGGCCTTCCTTGTGACGCGAAATCTGCCAGATCACATCGCGGCCGAATTCCGGGCCAAGGTCGGATGCGATCAGCGTGTTGTAGGCGTCGTTATCCGATGCCGCGAGGATCGCCGAATAGGCGATGAACTCGACGTTATGCTCTGCCGCCTCGCCCAGAATATCACCGTAAAAGATCGGCACACCCGCCACCCGCGCGGTGCGCAGGTGGTCGCGGTTGGTATCGGTGATCAGCACATTGACGTCGGCCTTTTCCAACGCCTTGGCCAGCCCGGTAGAGAACAACGAGCCGCCGACGATCAACAGACCCGGCTTGTCGCCCGAGGTCAGGCCAAGCTTTCGCGCCAGCGGCGCCAGCGTAAAGCCGTGCAGAACCACGGTGGCCAGCACCAGCACAAAGGCCAGGGGCGCGATCAGCGCACCGTCCTGCACACCCTCGGCGGCAAGACGCTCGGCAAAGACGCCAGATACCGCGACCAGCACGACACCGCGCGGCCCGGTCATGGCGATCAGCATTTTTTCCTTCCATGGCAGATCCGTGCCCGCCAGTGAGA is drawn from Paracoccus tegillarcae and contains these coding sequences:
- a CDS encoding cation:proton antiporter, with amino-acid sequence MATEATGGLSPVEAFAMVGVAGVAAQWLAWRFRLPAIVLMLAVGLLLGPVTGIFVPSRDIGSLVAPMISLAVAVILFEGGLTLSFKKLADARPAVRRLVYIGAPLGWITSSLVLVYGAGLSWEAAIVFGGIMIVTGPTVIAPLLRQAKLTSRPAQILQWEGIVNDPIGALVAVLAMGVVTVLRSDLQASTAVSQFVLGILFAFACGAVGGWLIVTAFRRNWVPEYMKVPLLFVSVLAVFAISDSLLHESGLLAVTVMGLVIANADLPSYNELYRFKEHATILLVSGVFILLAAGIKFETLAQLNWWRTGLFVLLVICVARPLTVLISLAGTDLPWKEKMLIAMTGPRGVVLVAVSGVFAERLAAEGVQDGALIAPLAFVLVLATVVLHGFTLAPLARKLGLTSGDKPGLLIVGGSLFSTGLAKALEKADVNVLITDTNRDHLRTARVAGVPIFYGDILGEAAEHNVEFIAYSAILAASDNDAYNTLIASDLGPEFGRDVIWQISRHKEGRARYALPSQLGGQSIAGQRTLAQYLELLAEGWTFRTTRLTDEYSQEDWRAAREGAVPLVVVNGDGMRFVEDAETFEAKSGARIVSMIPPDLAEQIRQESEEEGSIRQKARAIAREEAESARKMQEADTGSAGKPTNGSDNGEDDGEDDETDIDADIGTDDDDVAPVEKTDKT